A DNA window from Melanotaenia boesemani isolate fMelBoe1 chromosome 6, fMelBoe1.pri, whole genome shotgun sequence contains the following coding sequences:
- the LOC121641448 gene encoding B-cell receptor CD22-like isoform X1, with translation MRAFEWPLFFTCICFKVIETKASSWTAQMASSVKGLPGSCVVIPCSYNYPDTKNTISEYIGIWKDQEGNIIFHSTEAQIHQRYQSRVKLVGDPRQKNCSLKIEPLKADDTGPFYFRIEIKGYDSYSFKDKVSISMIHKPNPISFSVKEELKVGQSVSASCSVLHSCPASPPLFNWSHTGELHFQSQQVGDGQWNNTSTLTFRPTHTDNNKPLQCNVTYNGGYKEHESKTLKVKYAPVNLKVEYKSDIKEGETVNLTCTGDANPPVNSYEWHNENNGKHCQGNLCILPNVSRHTGPMYCIAINEEGQTKSSPVQLNVLYAPVNVKIEYKSDIKEGETVNLTCTGDANPPVNSYEWHNENNGKHCQGNLCILPNVSRHTGPMYCIAINEEGQAKSSPVQLNVLYVPEIKTESLCSLEHKDSTLIKCECIVDSKPSSEVRFLLADKVLLGAKEEKNGYFTISVPVAELQSSTFVQCVANNTQGRANLTLRLPTDGMMLIIFISTGAGMIVVILLVAVGIVIKCRRKSADTQELNSTKMTERALELPRYETTTRKEMSDDDPCSGIYANVDPYDNGDWDDAIYGNV, from the exons ATGCGTGCTTTTGAATGGCCTTTGTTTTTCACCTGCATTTGCTTCAAAG TTATTGAAACTAAAGCCTCATCTTGGACAGCTCAGATGGCATCTTCAGTCAAAGGTCTTCCAGGGTCATGCGTGGTGATCCCCTGCTCATATAATTACCCAGatacaaaaaatacaatcaGTGAATATATAGGAATTTGGaaggatcaggaaggaaacatCATTTTTCACTCAACAGAGGCTCAGATCCATCAGCGCTATCAGAGCCGGGTGAAACTGGTGGGAGATCCCCGTCAGAAGAACTGTTCTTTGAAGATTGAGCCTCTTAAAGCTGATGACACTGGGCCTTTTTATTTCAGGATTGAAATTAAAGGCTATGACAGCTATTCTTTCAAGGATAAAGTGTCCATTTCAATGATCC ATAAGCCAAACCCCATCAGTTTTTCTGTGAAAGAGGAGCTAAAGGTGGGTCAAAGTGTGTCTGCTTCCTGCTCTGTCCTTCACTCCTGCcctgcctctcctcctcttttcaACTGGAGTCACACCGGAGAGCTGCATTTCCAGTCACAGCAGGTTGGTGATGGCCAGTGGAACAACACATCGACTCTGACATTTCGCCCGACCCACACTGACAACAACAAGCCTTTACAATGTAACGTGACATACAACGGAGGATATAAGGAGCATGAGTCCAAGACCCTTAAAGtaaagt atgCCCCTGTCAATTTGAAGGTTGAGTATAAGTCAGATATAAAGGAAGGAGAAACTGTAAATCTGACCTGCACTGGTGATGCTAACCCTCCTGTCAACAGCTATGAGTGGCATAATGAAAACAATGGGAAGCACTGTCAGGGAAATCTCTGCATACTGCCAAATGTCTCCCGACACACAGGACCCATGTATTGTATTGCCATCAATGAAGAGGGACAAACCAAATCAAGCCCTGTGCAGCTTAATGTGTTAT atgCCCCTGTCAATGTGAAGATTGAGTACAAGTCAGATATAAAGGAAGGAGAAACTGTAAATCTGACCTGCACTGGTGATGCTAACCCTCCTGTCAACAGCTATGAGTGGCATAATGAAAACAATGGGAAGCACTGTCAGGGAAATCTCTGCATACTGCCAAATGTCTCCCGACACACAGGACCCATGTATTGTATTGCCATCAATGAAGAGGGACAAGCCAAATCAAGCCCTGTGCAGCTTAATGTGTTAT ATGTCCCTGAGATTAAAACTGAGTCTTTGTGCTCCTTAGAGCACAAAGACTCTACACTCATAAAATGTGAGTGTATTGTGGACTCCAAGCCTTCAAGTGAGGTCCGTTTTTTACTTGCTGACAAAGTTCTGCTGGGTgccaaagaagagaaaaatggtTATTTTACCATCAGTGTCCCGGTGGCAGAATTGCAGTCCTCTACGTTTGTGCAGTGTGTGGCCAACAACACTCAAGGCAGAGCCAATCTCACCCTACGTTTACCTACTGACG GAATGATGCTGATTATTTTCATCTCCACTGGAGCAGGCATGATTGTAGTGATACTTTTGGTAGCAGTGGGGATTGTTATAAAATG CAGGAGGAAGTCAGCAGATACGCAAGAACTAAATAGCACCAAGATGACAGAAAGAGCTCTGGAGCTTCCTCGCTATGAAACAACAACTAG GAAAGAGATGTCTGATGATGATCCTTGTTCTGGAATTTACGCCAATGTTGATCCCTATGACAAC ggtgatTGGGATGATGCTATATACGGCAATGTGTAG
- the LOC121641448 gene encoding sialic acid-binding Ig-like lectin 14 isoform X4, which translates to MRAFEWPLFFTCICFKVIETKASSWTAQMASSVKGLPGSCVVIPCSYNYPDTKNTISEYIGIWKDQEGNIIFHSTEAQIHQRYQSRVKLVGDPRQKNCSLKIEPLKADDTGPFYFRIEIKGYDSYSFKDKVSISMIHKPNPISFSVKEELKVGQSVSASCSVLHSCPASPPLFNWSHTGELHFQSQQVGDGQWNNTSTLTFRPTHTDNNKPLQCNVTYNGGYKEHESKTLKVKYAPVNLKVEYKSDIKEGETVNLTCTGDANPPVNSYEWHNENNGKHCQGNLCILPNVSRHTGPMYCIAINEEGQTKSSPVQLNVLYVPEIKTESLCSLEHKDSTLIKCECIVDSKPSSEVRFLLADKVLLGAKEEKNGYFTISVPVAELQSSTFVQCVANNTQGRANLTLRLPTDGMMLIIFISTGAGMIVVILLVAVGIVIKCRRKSADTQELNSTKMTERALELPRYETTTRKEMSDDDPCSGIYANVDPYDNGDWDDAIYGNV; encoded by the exons ATGCGTGCTTTTGAATGGCCTTTGTTTTTCACCTGCATTTGCTTCAAAG TTATTGAAACTAAAGCCTCATCTTGGACAGCTCAGATGGCATCTTCAGTCAAAGGTCTTCCAGGGTCATGCGTGGTGATCCCCTGCTCATATAATTACCCAGatacaaaaaatacaatcaGTGAATATATAGGAATTTGGaaggatcaggaaggaaacatCATTTTTCACTCAACAGAGGCTCAGATCCATCAGCGCTATCAGAGCCGGGTGAAACTGGTGGGAGATCCCCGTCAGAAGAACTGTTCTTTGAAGATTGAGCCTCTTAAAGCTGATGACACTGGGCCTTTTTATTTCAGGATTGAAATTAAAGGCTATGACAGCTATTCTTTCAAGGATAAAGTGTCCATTTCAATGATCC ATAAGCCAAACCCCATCAGTTTTTCTGTGAAAGAGGAGCTAAAGGTGGGTCAAAGTGTGTCTGCTTCCTGCTCTGTCCTTCACTCCTGCcctgcctctcctcctcttttcaACTGGAGTCACACCGGAGAGCTGCATTTCCAGTCACAGCAGGTTGGTGATGGCCAGTGGAACAACACATCGACTCTGACATTTCGCCCGACCCACACTGACAACAACAAGCCTTTACAATGTAACGTGACATACAACGGAGGATATAAGGAGCATGAGTCCAAGACCCTTAAAGtaaagt atgCCCCTGTCAATTTGAAGGTTGAGTATAAGTCAGATATAAAGGAAGGAGAAACTGTAAATCTGACCTGCACTGGTGATGCTAACCCTCCTGTCAACAGCTATGAGTGGCATAATGAAAACAATGGGAAGCACTGTCAGGGAAATCTCTGCATACTGCCAAATGTCTCCCGACACACAGGACCCATGTATTGTATTGCCATCAATGAAGAGGGACAAACCAAATCAAGCCCTGTGCAGCTTAATGTGTTAT ATGTCCCTGAGATTAAAACTGAGTCTTTGTGCTCCTTAGAGCACAAAGACTCTACACTCATAAAATGTGAGTGTATTGTGGACTCCAAGCCTTCAAGTGAGGTCCGTTTTTTACTTGCTGACAAAGTTCTGCTGGGTgccaaagaagagaaaaatggtTATTTTACCATCAGTGTCCCGGTGGCAGAATTGCAGTCCTCTACGTTTGTGCAGTGTGTGGCCAACAACACTCAAGGCAGAGCCAATCTCACCCTACGTTTACCTACTGACG GAATGATGCTGATTATTTTCATCTCCACTGGAGCAGGCATGATTGTAGTGATACTTTTGGTAGCAGTGGGGATTGTTATAAAATG CAGGAGGAAGTCAGCAGATACGCAAGAACTAAATAGCACCAAGATGACAGAAAGAGCTCTGGAGCTTCCTCGCTATGAAACAACAACTAG GAAAGAGATGTCTGATGATGATCCTTGTTCTGGAATTTACGCCAATGTTGATCCCTATGACAAC ggtgatTGGGATGATGCTATATACGGCAATGTGTAG
- the LOC121641448 gene encoding sialic acid-binding Ig-like lectin 14 isoform X3: protein MRAFEWPLFFTCICFKVIETKASSWTAQMASSVKGLPGSCVVIPCSYNYPDTKNTISEYIGIWKDQEGNIIFHSTEAQIHQRYQSRVKLVGDPRQKNCSLKIEPLKADDTGPFYFRIEIKGYDSYSFKDKVSISMIHKPNPISFSVKEELKVGQSVSASCSVLHSCPASPPLFNWSHTGELHFQSQQVGDGQWNNTSTLTFRPTHTDNNKPLQCNVTYNGGYKEHESKTLKVKYAPVNVKIEYKSDIKEGETVNLTCTGDANPPVNSYEWHNENNGKHCQGNLCILPNVSRHTGPMYCIAINEEGQAKSSPVQLNVLYVPEIKTESLCSLEHKDSTLIKCECIVDSKPSSEVRFLLADKVLLGAKEEKNGYFTISVPVAELQSSTFVQCVANNTQGRANLTLRLPTDGMMLIIFISTGAGMIVVILLVAVGIVIKCRRKSADTQELNSTKMTERALELPRYETTTRKEMSDDDPCSGIYANVDPYDNGDWDDAIYGNV from the exons ATGCGTGCTTTTGAATGGCCTTTGTTTTTCACCTGCATTTGCTTCAAAG TTATTGAAACTAAAGCCTCATCTTGGACAGCTCAGATGGCATCTTCAGTCAAAGGTCTTCCAGGGTCATGCGTGGTGATCCCCTGCTCATATAATTACCCAGatacaaaaaatacaatcaGTGAATATATAGGAATTTGGaaggatcaggaaggaaacatCATTTTTCACTCAACAGAGGCTCAGATCCATCAGCGCTATCAGAGCCGGGTGAAACTGGTGGGAGATCCCCGTCAGAAGAACTGTTCTTTGAAGATTGAGCCTCTTAAAGCTGATGACACTGGGCCTTTTTATTTCAGGATTGAAATTAAAGGCTATGACAGCTATTCTTTCAAGGATAAAGTGTCCATTTCAATGATCC ATAAGCCAAACCCCATCAGTTTTTCTGTGAAAGAGGAGCTAAAGGTGGGTCAAAGTGTGTCTGCTTCCTGCTCTGTCCTTCACTCCTGCcctgcctctcctcctcttttcaACTGGAGTCACACCGGAGAGCTGCATTTCCAGTCACAGCAGGTTGGTGATGGCCAGTGGAACAACACATCGACTCTGACATTTCGCCCGACCCACACTGACAACAACAAGCCTTTACAATGTAACGTGACATACAACGGAGGATATAAGGAGCATGAGTCCAAGACCCTTAAAGtaaagt atgCCCCTGTCAATGTGAAGATTGAGTACAAGTCAGATATAAAGGAAGGAGAAACTGTAAATCTGACCTGCACTGGTGATGCTAACCCTCCTGTCAACAGCTATGAGTGGCATAATGAAAACAATGGGAAGCACTGTCAGGGAAATCTCTGCATACTGCCAAATGTCTCCCGACACACAGGACCCATGTATTGTATTGCCATCAATGAAGAGGGACAAGCCAAATCAAGCCCTGTGCAGCTTAATGTGTTAT ATGTCCCTGAGATTAAAACTGAGTCTTTGTGCTCCTTAGAGCACAAAGACTCTACACTCATAAAATGTGAGTGTATTGTGGACTCCAAGCCTTCAAGTGAGGTCCGTTTTTTACTTGCTGACAAAGTTCTGCTGGGTgccaaagaagagaaaaatggtTATTTTACCATCAGTGTCCCGGTGGCAGAATTGCAGTCCTCTACGTTTGTGCAGTGTGTGGCCAACAACACTCAAGGCAGAGCCAATCTCACCCTACGTTTACCTACTGACG GAATGATGCTGATTATTTTCATCTCCACTGGAGCAGGCATGATTGTAGTGATACTTTTGGTAGCAGTGGGGATTGTTATAAAATG CAGGAGGAAGTCAGCAGATACGCAAGAACTAAATAGCACCAAGATGACAGAAAGAGCTCTGGAGCTTCCTCGCTATGAAACAACAACTAG GAAAGAGATGTCTGATGATGATCCTTGTTCTGGAATTTACGCCAATGTTGATCCCTATGACAAC ggtgatTGGGATGATGCTATATACGGCAATGTGTAG
- the LOC121641448 gene encoding B-cell receptor CD22-like isoform X2: MRAFEWPLFFTCICFKVIETKASSWTAQMASSVKGLPGSCVVIPCSYNYPDTKNTISEYIGIWKDQEGNIIFHSTEAQIHQRYQSRVKLVGDPRQKNCSLKIEPLKADDTGPFYFRIEIKGYDSYSFKDKVSISMIHKPNPISFSVKEELKVGQSVSASCSVLHSCPASPPLFNWSHTGELHFQSQQVGDGQWNNTSTLTFRPTHTDNNKPLQCNVTYNGGYKEHESKTLKVKYAPVNLKVEYKSDIKEGETVNLTCTGDANPPVNSYEWHNENNGKHCQGNLCILPNVSRHTGPMYCIAINEEGQTKSSPVQLNVLYAPVNVKIEYKSDIKEGETVNLTCTGDANPPVNSYEWHNENNGKHCQGNLCILPNVSRHTGPMYCIAINEEGQAKSSPVQLNVLYVPEIKTESLCSLEHKDSTLIKCECIVDSKPSSEVRFLLADKVLLGAKEEKNGYFTISVPVAELQSSTFVQCVANNTQGRANLTLRLPTDGMMLIIFISTGAGMIVVILLVAVGIVIKWRKSADTQELNSTKMTERALELPRYETTTRKEMSDDDPCSGIYANVDPYDNGDWDDAIYGNV; this comes from the exons ATGCGTGCTTTTGAATGGCCTTTGTTTTTCACCTGCATTTGCTTCAAAG TTATTGAAACTAAAGCCTCATCTTGGACAGCTCAGATGGCATCTTCAGTCAAAGGTCTTCCAGGGTCATGCGTGGTGATCCCCTGCTCATATAATTACCCAGatacaaaaaatacaatcaGTGAATATATAGGAATTTGGaaggatcaggaaggaaacatCATTTTTCACTCAACAGAGGCTCAGATCCATCAGCGCTATCAGAGCCGGGTGAAACTGGTGGGAGATCCCCGTCAGAAGAACTGTTCTTTGAAGATTGAGCCTCTTAAAGCTGATGACACTGGGCCTTTTTATTTCAGGATTGAAATTAAAGGCTATGACAGCTATTCTTTCAAGGATAAAGTGTCCATTTCAATGATCC ATAAGCCAAACCCCATCAGTTTTTCTGTGAAAGAGGAGCTAAAGGTGGGTCAAAGTGTGTCTGCTTCCTGCTCTGTCCTTCACTCCTGCcctgcctctcctcctcttttcaACTGGAGTCACACCGGAGAGCTGCATTTCCAGTCACAGCAGGTTGGTGATGGCCAGTGGAACAACACATCGACTCTGACATTTCGCCCGACCCACACTGACAACAACAAGCCTTTACAATGTAACGTGACATACAACGGAGGATATAAGGAGCATGAGTCCAAGACCCTTAAAGtaaagt atgCCCCTGTCAATTTGAAGGTTGAGTATAAGTCAGATATAAAGGAAGGAGAAACTGTAAATCTGACCTGCACTGGTGATGCTAACCCTCCTGTCAACAGCTATGAGTGGCATAATGAAAACAATGGGAAGCACTGTCAGGGAAATCTCTGCATACTGCCAAATGTCTCCCGACACACAGGACCCATGTATTGTATTGCCATCAATGAAGAGGGACAAACCAAATCAAGCCCTGTGCAGCTTAATGTGTTAT atgCCCCTGTCAATGTGAAGATTGAGTACAAGTCAGATATAAAGGAAGGAGAAACTGTAAATCTGACCTGCACTGGTGATGCTAACCCTCCTGTCAACAGCTATGAGTGGCATAATGAAAACAATGGGAAGCACTGTCAGGGAAATCTCTGCATACTGCCAAATGTCTCCCGACACACAGGACCCATGTATTGTATTGCCATCAATGAAGAGGGACAAGCCAAATCAAGCCCTGTGCAGCTTAATGTGTTAT ATGTCCCTGAGATTAAAACTGAGTCTTTGTGCTCCTTAGAGCACAAAGACTCTACACTCATAAAATGTGAGTGTATTGTGGACTCCAAGCCTTCAAGTGAGGTCCGTTTTTTACTTGCTGACAAAGTTCTGCTGGGTgccaaagaagagaaaaatggtTATTTTACCATCAGTGTCCCGGTGGCAGAATTGCAGTCCTCTACGTTTGTGCAGTGTGTGGCCAACAACACTCAAGGCAGAGCCAATCTCACCCTACGTTTACCTACTGACG GAATGATGCTGATTATTTTCATCTCCACTGGAGCAGGCATGATTGTAGTGATACTTTTGGTAGCAGTGGGGATTGTTATAAAATG GAGGAAGTCAGCAGATACGCAAGAACTAAATAGCACCAAGATGACAGAAAGAGCTCTGGAGCTTCCTCGCTATGAAACAACAACTAG GAAAGAGATGTCTGATGATGATCCTTGTTCTGGAATTTACGCCAATGTTGATCCCTATGACAAC ggtgatTGGGATGATGCTATATACGGCAATGTGTAG